Proteins co-encoded in one Bacillus paramycoides genomic window:
- the parE gene encoding DNA topoisomerase IV subunit B: protein MAKHQFQYNEDAIQVLEGLEAVRKRPGMYIGSTDSRGLHHLVYEIVDNSVDEALAGFGDEISVVIHKDNSISVIDKGRGMPTGMHKLGKPTPEVILTVLHAGGKFGQGGYKTSGGLHGVGASVVNALSEWLVVTIKRDGNIYEQRFENGGVPVTTLEKIGKTKESGTTMHFKPDTTIFSTTNYNYETLCERLRESAFLLKGMKISIKDERNDLEDVFHYETGIEAFVSYLNEEKDSIHPVVYFTGEQNGIEAELAFQFNDGYSENILSFVNNVRTKDGGTHEAGFKTAMTRVFNEYARKVSLLKEKDKNLEGTDIREGVAAIVSVRVPEEVLQFEGQTKGKLGTSEARSSIDAIVSEHLAYFLEENPDVATLLVRKAIKAAQAREAARKAREEARTGKKKKKSEGTLSGKLTPAQSRNPQKNELYLVEGDSAGGSAKQGRDRRFQAVLPLRGKVINTEKAKLADIFKNEEINTIIYAIGGGVGNEFDVEDINYDKIVIMTDADTDGAHIQVLLLTFFYRYMKPLIEAGKVFIALPPLYKVSKGKGKSEVIEYAWSDEELDGVTKKVGKGYMLQRYKGLGEMNADQLWETTMNPETRTLIRVKIDDAARAERRVTTLMGDKVEPRRKWIERNVQFGMQEEGNILENEMIMETEVE, encoded by the coding sequence TTGGCGAAGCATCAGTTCCAATATAATGAAGATGCGATTCAAGTGTTGGAAGGACTTGAAGCCGTTCGAAAACGCCCGGGTATGTATATCGGGAGCACGGACAGCCGTGGATTGCATCATTTAGTATACGAAATAGTAGATAACTCCGTTGACGAAGCGTTAGCGGGATTTGGCGACGAAATTTCTGTCGTAATACATAAAGATAATAGTATTAGCGTTATAGATAAAGGGCGAGGAATGCCTACGGGAATGCATAAACTTGGGAAACCTACACCTGAAGTTATTTTAACTGTACTTCATGCCGGTGGTAAGTTTGGCCAAGGTGGTTATAAAACAAGTGGTGGTTTACACGGTGTTGGGGCATCAGTTGTAAACGCGTTATCAGAATGGTTAGTCGTAACGATTAAGCGTGATGGAAATATTTATGAACAACGCTTTGAAAACGGCGGTGTTCCTGTAACGACGCTTGAGAAAATCGGAAAGACGAAAGAATCTGGTACGACAATGCATTTCAAACCAGATACAACGATTTTCAGCACGACAAATTATAACTATGAAACATTATGTGAAAGATTACGTGAATCTGCATTTTTATTAAAAGGGATGAAAATCTCAATAAAAGATGAGAGAAATGATTTAGAAGATGTGTTTCATTATGAAACAGGAATTGAAGCTTTCGTTTCATATTTAAACGAAGAAAAAGATTCAATCCACCCGGTTGTATATTTCACTGGTGAACAAAATGGAATTGAAGCAGAGCTAGCATTCCAATTTAACGATGGCTACTCAGAAAATATTTTGTCATTCGTAAATAATGTACGTACAAAAGACGGTGGAACACATGAAGCTGGATTTAAAACAGCAATGACTCGTGTGTTTAATGAGTATGCTCGTAAAGTTTCATTATTAAAAGAAAAAGATAAAAACTTAGAAGGTACAGACATTCGTGAAGGTGTAGCAGCTATCGTTTCTGTACGTGTACCAGAAGAAGTACTTCAGTTTGAAGGACAAACGAAGGGGAAACTAGGTACAAGTGAAGCTCGTTCTTCAATTGATGCTATTGTATCGGAGCATTTAGCTTACTTTTTAGAAGAAAATCCGGACGTAGCTACACTTCTTGTGAGAAAAGCAATTAAAGCAGCGCAAGCGCGTGAAGCCGCTCGTAAAGCGAGAGAGGAAGCACGTACTGGTAAAAAGAAAAAGAAATCAGAAGGTACATTAAGTGGGAAGTTAACACCTGCGCAATCACGTAACCCGCAGAAAAATGAACTATACCTAGTAGAGGGTGACTCTGCCGGTGGTTCTGCGAAACAAGGTCGAGACCGACGTTTCCAAGCGGTATTGCCATTACGTGGTAAAGTAATTAATACAGAAAAAGCAAAGCTTGCTGATATATTTAAAAATGAAGAGATTAATACAATCATTTATGCTATCGGTGGCGGCGTAGGAAATGAATTTGATGTGGAAGATATTAATTACGATAAAATTGTAATTATGACCGATGCCGATACAGACGGAGCGCATATCCAAGTATTGTTATTAACGTTCTTCTACAGATATATGAAACCTCTTATCGAAGCTGGTAAAGTGTTTATCGCACTTCCTCCTTTATACAAAGTAAGTAAAGGAAAAGGTAAGAGTGAAGTAATTGAATACGCTTGGTCAGATGAAGAATTAGACGGTGTAACGAAGAAGGTCGGAAAAGGCTATATGTTACAGCGTTATAAAGGACTTGGTGAAATGAATGCAGATCAATTATGGGAGACAACGATGAATCCTGAAACGCGTACATTAATTCGCGTGAAAATTGATGATGCAGCAAGAGCAGAGCGCCGCGTAACAACATTAATGGGCGATAAAGTAGAACCGCGCCGTAAATGGATTGAGCGTAATGTACAGTTTGGTATGCAAGAAGAAGGAAATATTTTAGAAAATGAAATGATTATGGAGACGGAGGTGGAATAA
- a CDS encoding CoA-binding protein, producing MMIENPTRTEIGEVLKKSKTIAVVGLSDKPERTSYMVSKAMQDAGYRIIPVNPTVDEVLGEKAVASLKDIKEHVDIVNVFRRSEFLMDVAKEFVEIDADVFWAQLGVQDEDTYKLLKEKDYTVIMDRCIKVEHAMTK from the coding sequence ATGATGATTGAAAACCCAACTCGTACGGAAATTGGTGAAGTATTAAAGAAAAGCAAAACGATTGCAGTTGTTGGATTATCGGATAAGCCAGAACGTACATCGTATATGGTGTCAAAAGCAATGCAAGATGCTGGGTATCGTATTATTCCAGTAAACCCAACAGTAGATGAAGTGCTTGGAGAAAAAGCAGTTGCTTCACTAAAGGATATTAAGGAACATGTTGACATTGTAAATGTATTTCGTCGCTCAGAGTTTTTAATGGATGTTGCAAAAGAGTTTGTTGAGATTGATGCAGATGTTTTTTGGGCACAATTAGGAGTACAAGATGAAGATACATATAAACTTTTAAAAGAAAAAGACTATACTGTTATTATGGATCGTTGTATAAAAGTAGAACATGCAATGACAAAATAG